One stretch of Cheilinus undulatus linkage group 5, ASM1832078v1, whole genome shotgun sequence DNA includes these proteins:
- the LOC121510511 gene encoding protein FAM240B, which produces MNLALIHDRPNIKTFWEKRIDSDCQYAESEEKRRNKSALKKLRGEWLVRLENRTKHLKNLNDNYLKKAKTEKSAEQTDQTSEETESS; this is translated from the exons aTGAATCTGGCTCTGATCCATGACAGACCCAACATCAAGACGTTCTGGGAGAAAAGGATTGACTCTGACTGTCAGTATGCTGAGTccgaggagaagaggaggaacaAGAGCGCACTGAAGAA GCTGCGGGGGGAATGGCTCGTCCGTTTAGAGAACCGAACCAAACACCTGAAGAACCTCAACGATAACTATTTGAAGAAGGCAAAGACGGAGAAATCAGCTGAACAAACGGATCAAACAAGTGAAGAAACTGAGTCTTCCTAA